Proteins co-encoded in one Alphaproteobacteria bacterium PA2 genomic window:
- a CDS encoding D,D-heptose 1,7-bisphosphate phosphatase, whose product MTRAVFLDRDGVLNAIIERDGKPASPRSPDELQIVADALSTLMALKAQGFSLFVVTNQPDIRRGLMSQASLDAIHARLATALPVDGISACQHDNADNCHCRKPRPGLILDLALRHGIDLSQSWMVGDQDRDITCGQAAGCRTILLNRPYNSGAASGADHVVESLSQTLTVITPTPRLCA is encoded by the coding sequence ATGACCCGGGCTGTTTTCCTCGACCGCGACGGCGTCCTGAACGCCATCATCGAACGGGACGGCAAACCCGCCTCGCCGCGCAGCCCTGATGAGCTGCAGATCGTCGCCGACGCCCTTTCAACCCTGATGGCGCTCAAGGCCCAGGGCTTCTCCCTGTTTGTGGTGACCAACCAGCCCGATATCCGCCGCGGGCTGATGAGCCAGGCCAGCCTCGACGCCATCCATGCCCGCCTGGCCACCGCCCTGCCGGTGGACGGGATCTCCGCCTGCCAGCACGACAACGCCGACAACTGCCACTGCCGCAAGCCCCGGCCAGGCCTGATCCTTGACCTGGCCCTCCGCCACGGTATCGATCTGTCCCAGTCCTGGATGGTCGGCGATCAGGACCGGGACATCACCTGCGGCCAGGCCGCCGGTTGCCGCACCATCCTGCTGAACCGCCCCTACAATTCCGGCGCCGCGTCTGGCGCCGACCATGTGGTGGAAAGCCTCAGCCAGACCCTGACTGTCATCACCCCCACCCCGCGCCTGTGCGCCTGA
- a CDS encoding galactokinase yields MISTRTPLRVTLGGGGTDLESYYRHGGGFIFAMGLDKYIHIAAHRPAFHGDVILHGPDPESCASAAELRHELVRAALQAHGIDDRFEAASIGDIAGGTGLGSSSCFLVGFLNALHALKGHTPDRQALAEEACRIEIETLAKGIGKQDQYMAAFGGLTTLDIAPDGTVQVGTVQIPAQTEAAFVAHTHIYYTGLRRDAAVILDDQNSAMLSGSAAHHDAVAESLGAIKTLGYRIRDAWVEGDLNGWGEMLHEHWLSKKKLSSKISWPHIDQLYDHVRAEYGVLGGKVIGAGGGGFLMLFDPSDGRELEAYMAGQNMPRLNYQIDRGGTQVLLGQEAQFRRAA; encoded by the coding sequence ATGATCTCGACCCGCACCCCCCTGCGCGTCACCCTGGGCGGCGGCGGCACCGATCTGGAAAGCTATTACCGCCATGGCGGCGGCTTCATCTTCGCCATGGGTCTGGACAAGTACATCCATATCGCCGCCCACCGCCCGGCCTTCCACGGCGACGTCATCCTGCATGGTCCCGATCCGGAATCCTGCGCCTCGGCCGCCGAGCTGCGCCATGAACTGGTGCGCGCCGCCCTGCAGGCCCATGGCATTGACGACCGGTTCGAAGCCGCCTCCATCGGCGACATCGCCGGCGGCACGGGGCTGGGGTCTTCCAGCTGTTTCCTGGTGGGATTCCTCAACGCCCTTCACGCCCTGAAGGGCCACACGCCGGACCGTCAGGCCCTGGCGGAAGAGGCCTGCCGGATCGAGATCGAGACCCTGGCCAAGGGCATTGGCAAGCAGGACCAGTACATGGCGGCCTTTGGCGGCCTGACCACCCTGGACATCGCCCCCGACGGGACCGTCCAGGTGGGAACCGTACAGATTCCTGCACAGACCGAGGCGGCCTTCGTCGCCCATACCCACATCTACTATACCGGCCTGCGCCGGGACGCCGCCGTCATCCTGGATGACCAGAACAGCGCCATGCTGTCAGGCAGCGCCGCCCACCACGACGCCGTCGCCGAGAGCCTGGGCGCCATCAAGACCCTGGGCTACCGGATCCGCGACGCCTGGGTCGAGGGCGACCTCAATGGCTGGGGCGAGATGCTCCACGAGCACTGGCTGTCCAAGAAGAAGCTGTCTTCCAAGATTTCCTGGCCGCACATCGACCAGCTCTACGACCATGTCCGAGCCGAATACGGCGTGCTGGGCGGCAAGGTCATCGGTGCCGGCGGCGGCGGCTTCCTCATGCTGTTCGACCCCAGCGACGGGCGCGAGCTCGAGGCCTATATGGCCGGCCAGAACATGCCCCGGCTGAACTACCAGATCGATCGCGGCGGGACCCAGGTCCTGCTCGGCCAGGAAGCCCAGTTCAGGCGCGCTGCATGA
- a CDS encoding sugar isomerase, whose translation MFTDQFFDVAARAMAAIDRASVEATALALRKVRDQGGRLFLIGVGGSAGHASHATNDFRKICGFEAYCPTDNVSELTARINDEGWEGTFSTWLQSSRLRAEDGLLIFSVGGGSVNPPVSANIVRAIELAKERGATVTGIVGRNGGFTAQAADACVIVPTVDDQLITPIVEGLAAVVWHLLVSHPALSVSKGHWEQIAAGTVKVPA comes from the coding sequence GTGTTTACTGATCAATTCTTCGACGTCGCCGCCCGCGCCATGGCCGCCATTGACCGCGCTTCGGTGGAAGCCACCGCCCTGGCCCTCCGGAAGGTCCGCGATCAGGGCGGCCGACTGTTCCTGATCGGGGTCGGCGGCAGCGCCGGCCATGCCAGCCACGCCACCAACGACTTCCGCAAGATCTGCGGCTTCGAAGCCTATTGCCCGACGGACAATGTCTCCGAGCTGACCGCCCGCATCAATGACGAGGGCTGGGAAGGCACCTTCTCCACCTGGCTGCAGTCCAGCCGGCTGCGCGCCGAAGACGGCCTGCTGATCTTCTCGGTGGGCGGCGGCAGCGTGAACCCGCCGGTCAGCGCCAACATCGTAAGGGCCATCGAACTGGCCAAGGAACGGGGGGCCACAGTCACCGGCATTGTCGGGCGCAATGGCGGCTTCACCGCCCAGGCGGCCGACGCCTGCGTCATCGTCCCCACCGTCGATGACCAGCTGATCACGCCCATCGTCGAGGGTCTGGCCGCCGTGGTCTGGCACCTGCTGGTCTCCCACCCGGCCCTGTCGGTGTCCAAGGGGCACTGGGAACAGATCGCCGCCGGCACGGTCAAGGTCCCGGCCTAG
- a CDS encoding transaldolase has protein sequence MLHSLNVANDATEIRASADVKLYGDGATLSDFARLHQEGVVTGFTTNPSLMRRAGVSDYAAFGRELLAVIPDMPISFEVIADDFPEMRRQALLLASWGPNVYVKIPITNTRRESSLPLIAELSAMGVKVNVTAILTLEQVAGTVEALAPETPAVISIFAGRIADTGLDPMPIMRAAVAMAARRPHAEVLWASIREVLNVYQAQECGCHIITATPDLLKKLDMAGKDLADLSAETVAMFDTDARAAGYQL, from the coding sequence ATGCTACACTCATTGAACGTTGCGAACGACGCCACCGAGATCCGCGCCTCTGCGGATGTCAAACTGTACGGCGATGGCGCCACCCTGTCGGACTTCGCCCGCCTCCACCAGGAAGGCGTTGTCACCGGCTTCACCACCAATCCCAGCCTGATGCGCAGGGCCGGCGTTTCGGACTATGCCGCCTTTGGCCGCGAGCTTCTGGCCGTGATTCCGGACATGCCCATCTCGTTTGAGGTCATTGCCGACGATTTCCCGGAAATGCGCCGCCAGGCCCTGCTGCTCGCCTCCTGGGGTCCGAATGTCTATGTGAAGATCCCCATCACCAACACCAGGCGGGAATCCAGCCTTCCCCTGATCGCCGAACTCTCGGCCATGGGCGTGAAGGTCAATGTGACCGCCATTCTCACTTTGGAACAGGTTGCTGGCACGGTCGAAGCCCTGGCCCCCGAAACCCCGGCGGTGATTTCGATCTTCGCCGGTCGCATCGCCGACACTGGCCTGGATCCCATGCCGATCATGCGCGCCGCCGTCGCCATGGCCGCCCGTCGTCCCCATGCCGAAGTCCTCTGGGCTTCGATCCGCGAAGTCCTGAACGTCTATCAGGCCCAGGAGTGCGGCTGCCACATCATCACCGCCACCCCTGACCTGCTGAAGAAGCTGGACATGGCAGGCAAGGATCTGGCGGACCTGTCGGCGGAAACCGTCGCCATGTTCGACACCGACGCCCGCGCCGCCGGCTACCAGCTCTAG
- a CDS encoding nucleotidyl transferase codes for MTRALVLAAGLGSRIRDVAGDLPKPLMPFGDAPILAHNLTWLAAAGIRDAWINLHYGADLIRTRIGDGSAFGLKIHYVYEPELLGTAGAMKNIAHAVTGPMLVVYGDNVVRFDLEGLTRTHGRSGAEATVVVYDRDRHMNTGIAGGRVQIADDGAITRFVEGPEAAKLSSLVNAGVYRIEPGLLDLIASGQAVDFGRDVFPAMLARGRKLMAHVMDDAGVCLGLDTPESHAAGQTLLADGRLVLA; via the coding sequence ATGACCCGGGCCCTTGTTCTGGCGGCAGGTCTGGGAAGTCGCATCCGCGATGTTGCGGGCGACCTTCCCAAACCGCTCATGCCTTTCGGGGATGCGCCCATTCTGGCGCATAACCTGACCTGGCTGGCCGCCGCCGGGATCAGGGACGCCTGGATCAACCTGCACTATGGCGCCGACCTGATCCGCACCCGGATCGGCGACGGATCAGCCTTTGGCCTGAAGATCCACTATGTCTACGAGCCGGAACTGCTGGGCACAGCCGGCGCCATGAAGAACATCGCCCATGCCGTCACCGGGCCCATGCTGGTGGTCTATGGCGACAATGTCGTCCGGTTCGATCTGGAGGGCCTGACCCGCACCCACGGCCGATCTGGCGCCGAGGCCACGGTCGTCGTCTATGACCGCGACCGCCACATGAACACCGGCATAGCCGGCGGCCGGGTCCAGATCGCCGATGACGGCGCCATCACCCGGTTTGTGGAAGGCCCTGAGGCCGCAAAACTCTCCAGCCTGGTCAATGCCGGGGTTTATCGCATCGAACCTGGCCTTCTGGACCTGATCGCCTCAGGCCAGGCCGTGGACTTTGGCCGCGATGTCTTCCCGGCTATGCTGGCCAGGGGCCGCAAGCTCATGGCCCATGTCATGGATGACGCCGGGGTCTGCCTTGGCCTCGACACCCCCGAAAGCCATGCCGCAGGCCAGACCCTGCTGGCGGACGGCCGACTGGTGCTGGCATGA
- a CDS encoding UDP-phosphate galactose phosphotransferase yields MSHTISLRPVLAGGRNVAFELAVKRVMDICVSAFLLVALSPMLLIVALMVRLTSPGSVFHTCDWIGHEGRPFRGWKFRTMIPNADSMEAELRSRNEMTGPAFKITNDPRVTPVGRILRRYSIDELPQLWNVLKGDISLVGPRAPREHEYAQFTDFQKQKLAVKPGITCLWQVQGRHRISDYDRWVELDLEYIATWSLWLDIRILARTALVVVQGTGV; encoded by the coding sequence ATGAGCCACACCATCAGTTTACGCCCCGTTCTCGCCGGAGGGCGAAATGTCGCCTTCGAACTCGCGGTCAAGCGGGTCATGGACATCTGCGTGTCGGCCTTCCTGCTGGTCGCCCTGTCCCCCATGCTTCTGATCGTCGCCCTGATGGTCAGGCTGACCTCCCCCGGCTCCGTCTTCCATACCTGCGACTGGATCGGCCACGAAGGCCGGCCCTTCCGCGGCTGGAAGTTCCGCACCATGATTCCGAACGCCGACTCCATGGAGGCCGAACTGCGGTCGCGGAACGAGATGACCGGCCCGGCTTTCAAGATCACCAATGACCCCCGGGTGACCCCCGTGGGCCGCATACTGCGGCGCTACAGCATTGATGAGCTGCCCCAGCTCTGGAACGTGCTCAAGGGCGATATCAGCCTGGTCGGGCCCCGGGCCCCGCGGGAACATGAATACGCCCAGTTCACGGACTTCCAGAAACAGAAGCTGGCGGTCAAGCCGGGCATTACCTGTCTGTGGCAGGTCCAGGGCCGCCACAGGATCAGCGACTATGACCGCTGGGTCGAGCTGGACCTGGAATACATCGCCACCTGGTCGCTCTGGCTGGACATCAGGATCCTGGCGCGGACCGCCTTGGTGGTGGTTCAGGGGACCGGCGTATGA